The window TCATCATACTCTGGGCATTGGGCGTTTCATAAGAGCTATCAAAGATCGACCTCGGAGTGACGGTAAATTTGAACGGCGCAATCACGGCTTGGTTGCGTGGCAAGTCGGGCCAAATGTATCCCAAGAGCAAAACGGTAATGATTGTCTTCGCACCGACAATGATGGTGTTATTGGAACGGTTCGCAAATTCAGGAGACGAGCCGGACAGATCGATATGGAGCTCATCACCCCTCTTCGTCATTTCGACCATGGTCTTGATCAGGACATTTTCCCGCAATGTTCCGTCAGCAATGGCCATAGCGCGAACGGTCCCATCCGGCCATTCGCGCAAGCGGCGCCGGACTTCTGCCACGGTGTCGTCCAGTGTCTTGCGCAAAGTGGCGATGACCGCGTCCACCCCATAGTCGGCAATCGCCTCTTCCATCCGGAGTTTCATCCGCAGACAGGCCGCCAGTTTTGCCTTCATATCCTGCAACTGCAGTTTGGGCTCGCGGACCGAGTTTTGCAAAAACGTGACCAGGTCTTTCTTGAGCTGGTGATTTTCCGCCACCTTAAACGGGGGCATCATCAACCCTTCCATGAACTTGGATTCAGCCGCCGAAGGGATGCCTCCCGGCTCTACCGCCCCATTCTCCCCTTCGTGCACGACCACCACGGCCCAGGCGATCAACTCGCCGTCATGGAAAATCGGCAGCATCATGCTGTGGTCTGCGTTGTGAATTCCACCGTAACGGGCGTCATTGTGCATAAATGCGTCTCCTGGCCGGATGCCCACCGTCGGCTCATTTAACCAGTACTGATACGTATATTTCACGGCATATTGCGCCGTGGTGCAAAATCCCAGAACCCCGGAGGCGCTAGCCAACGACAAATCACCGCTCGCGGTATAAAAACCGGTGACCAAATCCCCCCACTTGGCACCCGGTGCCGCACCAATCTTTTCCAACATCTCGAACGTTTCATTCGCCGAAGCCAATAACCGACTGCGGACGATGCTGATGGTCGCGTCAGACACTTTGGCCATCGCTTCTTTTTCGCGCTCTGTAACTGGCGCCAACCCGTGATCGTACATAATCTTCGGATCGGGCCCGAGAAACAGTTTCGTATCCTCCAAAAATTGTTCAATCAACTGCTGTTCACGGTCTTTCATCAATCCCTCACTCCTTTTCCTTCAATCTTCCCGGGTCATCAGAGCCGAACCTTGTGCGCCAATCACCAAACGCCACCCCGGCTCCACCAAGTAAGTGGTGCGCGGTGACTCCACCAGGGCCGGACCCATCAGGACAGTGCCGGGATGCAATTGATCCAGTGAATAAACCGGCGTTTCCACAGCTTCGTCCAGATACACAAAATGGCAAATTTGCATGCGAAGCGGCTGGACGGAATGCCCGGTTTCGGCAAAAAGCTTCTCAAAGCGGATGGAGCCCAATTCCACATAGGCGATGACCCGGATGACCGTGATGCGAATACCTGCTTCCGGCGCCTGGCTCCCTTCCCCGAACCGTTCGCCGTAATTGTCGCTAAACGCCTGAATGAGACCGAACACATCTTCCAGATTACGAAGTCGGCGCACCGGACTGATGACAGACGTCTCGGCGATTTGATTGCCGTAACGCATGTCCAGTTCCAAGCGAAATCGGATGTCGGCCTCGTTAATCCCCTGCCTTAAAAGATCTGCTTTGCCCGCCTCCTCCAGTTCCTCGACGATGGCGTTGAACCGGTCATATTGATCAAAGATGCGCCTCGTATTGGCATCGTAAATGTTGATGTACACGTTCCGTTCGTGAATATGCAACTGATCCATCATCCCGACGCCAGCGGCGGAAAAGATGGAACTGAAGGGAGGAATGAGGATTTTTTTCATCCCCAACACTTCCGCGATCCCACAAGCATGCAACGGACCGTTGCCGCCATACGCGAGCAATGTAAAATCCTTCGGGTCATACCCTTTCACGCCCAACTCCTGAAACATGGCGTGGGCCATGTTCGCATCAACCTTTTGTTTGATCTGCTTGGCCGCTTCTACCAAGGAAATACCCATTTCTTCACAAATGTTCTCACGGATGGCCATTTCAGCCCGTCGGCGGTTCAGCTTCACCGAACCCCCTGCATAATTATCCGGATCAAGGTAACCCAGGATGAGATCAGCGTCGGTCACCGTCGGATCCATTCCTCCGCGGTCGTAACAAGCCGGTCCCGGATCCGAACCAGCACTGGTCGGCCCGACTTCCACTGCATTGAACAACCGATCGTAACGGGCGATGGAACCGCCCCCGGCTCCAATGATCTTTAAATGAAGCATGGGCGTATTGATAAGCCAGCGGTCAATCACCGGGTTAAATTCATAAAATTTGATCCCCTCTCCCACCACGATGCCGATGTCGCAACTGGTCCCACCCATGTCCATGGCCAGCAACTTGCTTTCCGCAAAGGCCTCTGCCAACCGTTCCGCCGCGTTGACACCGGCAGTCGGCCCGGAATGAATCGTCTGCAACGCATGGGTCGAATTGAGTTGAGCCATGCCGCCGGTGTTGTGGACGACCAACATCGGTTTTTGATAACCGTTCTCCCGCAGGGTCATTTCCAGCGAAGAGAGGCCATGGTACATCTGCTCGTGCAAGTAGGCATCGAGGATGGCCGCCGTAGCCCGGGTGTATTCCCCTTTCCGTCCCACCACTTGAT of the Bacillus thermozeamaize genome contains:
- a CDS encoding hydantoinase — encoded protein: MKRISVDIGGTFTDCFLIWDEHQLETKALTTHHNLALGFMEALEQAAGKLALKVSDVLSQVDSVRYATTLGTNTLLERKGPAVGLLTTAGYESSVPLSRGRGYGDGLTPQEQSDLASARRPEPLVPVNMIVGVRERVDYKGQVLMPLDEEHLRYQIRRLVDRGAQAFVVALVNSVVNPVHEKRVEEIILEEYPSHMLGAMPVILSHQVVGRKGEYTRATAAILDAYLHEQMYHGLSSLEMTLRENGYQKPMLVVHNTGGMAQLNSTHALQTIHSGPTAGVNAAERLAEAFAESKLLAMDMGGTSCDIGIVVGEGIKFYEFNPVIDRWLINTPMLHLKIIGAGGGSIARYDRLFNAVEVGPTSAGSDPGPACYDRGGMDPTVTDADLILGYLDPDNYAGGSVKLNRRRAEMAIRENICEEMGISLVEAAKQIKQKVDANMAHAMFQELGVKGYDPKDFTLLAYGGNGPLHACGIAEVLGMKKILIPPFSSIFSAAGVGMMDQLHIHERNVYINIYDANTRRIFDQYDRFNAIVEELEEAGKADLLRQGINEADIRFRLELDMRYGNQIAETSVISPVRRLRNLEDVFGLIQAFSDNYGERFGEGSQAPEAGIRITVIRVIAYVELGSIRFEKLFAETGHSVQPLRMQICHFVYLDEAVETPVYSLDQLHPGTVLMGPALVESPRTTYLVEPGWRLVIGAQGSALMTRED
- a CDS encoding acetone carboxylase subunit alpha gives rise to the protein MKDREQQLIEQFLEDTKLFLGPDPKIMYDHGLAPVTEREKEAMAKVSDATISIVRSRLLASANETFEMLEKIGAAPGAKWGDLVTGFYTASGDLSLASASGVLGFCTTAQYAVKYTYQYWLNEPTVGIRPGDAFMHNDARYGGIHNADHSMMLPIFHDGELIAWAVVVVHEGENGAVEPGGIPSAAESKFMEGLMMPPFKVAENHQLKKDLVTFLQNSVREPKLQLQDMKAKLAACLRMKLRMEEAIADYGVDAVIATLRKTLDDTVAEVRRRLREWPDGTVRAMAIADGTLRENVLIKTMVEMTKRGDELHIDLSGSSPEFANRSNNTIIVGAKTIITVLLLGYIWPDLPRNQAVIAPFKFTVTPRSIFDSSYETPNAQSMMTIFPLFTAAQIAFAKFLYSSKKYTKLLAPWYNMIVTFLYGGITQNGEIVGNICADLNGMPGGAREDMDGEHAVAPLFAPMAEQGEQELFEEDIPIIQLSRRIMKDNQGFGKYRGGHGYHMIVSVKDTPYWGLMSTTIGSKFPTIYGLFGGYGCPTYPLAKIKGINIFEKLQQEPEKFAYTMEELLNERPYPEATYETYHRGMVFELVKEGELYLLTQGAGGGYGDVLERDPDLVMKDLEEGLISDYVAQNIYRVVYDPETLVLDREATEKARQEERQARIRRGMTYQEFVKQWVTEEPPAHLPWYGSWSDKHVIYAGSPAAKMSANAIQPVYLPDPKDVQIMQLKAKLQELEQQLKAN